From the Paenibacillus sp. FSL H8-0548 genome, one window contains:
- a CDS encoding GMC family oxidoreductase: protein MKNSDSKYNLNELHSILKAVADRLIPKDAWPSATEAGALVYLERCAGEDVATWMDVIDPGLRALDAEAFVLYRKHFSELSAHEQDGLLHDVQQERFRDWPISSKRFFETLLGLVIEGYYGSPEAGGNHEGKSWEMIGFRPGPVSESEAPVPETELTERALGQLRDEYDVIVVGAGAGGSVAAAMLAEAGLRVLVVERGSWLRYNQIGSDHLRNHRLSKYGHNTGPSMEGNPRTIVLADGTERITVPFEGDYHNNAMTAGGGTRVYGAQAWRFHRDDFRMATRYGVPEGSSLSDWPFGYDELEPYYERAEWEVGVSGDGNAHHGRGERRRPYPMPALSLTLEAEYLARGAAKLGWEAGPVPLLINSVERDGRPACGRCGQCVGFACPTNSKNGGHNTMLVRAIATGNYDLICDTMVERIDTEGGKHATGVRLVQEVAGSIQRRQIRAGHVVVAAGAIESARLLLNSASDSEPNGIGNRNGQVGRNLQGHVYSGAYGLFDEPIQDGLGPGVSIATFRFDHDNGAGIIGGGFLANEFTRIPLIHWYRALAPDAARWGSAGKDTMRETYLRTGQIQGPIQEIPTPESRVLLSRSVKDRFGLPVAQLSGSVHPESLRAAGMLAEQAENWLWAAGARRVWQTRPGGGLSAGQHQAGTLRMGEDPLISVTDPSGRIHGYDNLWVSDGSLHVTNGGVNPVLTILALAFRTAENLVKQG from the coding sequence ATGAAGAACAGCGATTCAAAATATAATTTAAATGAACTTCACAGTATTCTGAAAGCGGTTGCAGATCGGCTGATTCCAAAGGATGCTTGGCCATCGGCGACCGAGGCGGGTGCTCTTGTCTACCTGGAACGATGCGCAGGCGAGGATGTCGCTACCTGGATGGATGTAATAGACCCCGGACTTCGAGCATTGGATGCAGAAGCGTTCGTTCTCTATCGCAAACACTTTTCAGAGCTGTCGGCTCATGAGCAAGATGGACTGCTGCACGACGTCCAGCAAGAGCGTTTTCGGGACTGGCCCATTTCGTCCAAACGCTTCTTTGAGACTCTATTAGGCTTGGTCATAGAAGGTTACTATGGAAGTCCTGAGGCTGGTGGGAATCATGAGGGCAAGTCGTGGGAGATGATCGGATTTCGTCCAGGCCCCGTCTCAGAGAGCGAGGCACCGGTCCCAGAAACCGAGTTGACAGAGCGGGCCTTGGGCCAGCTTCGAGACGAGTATGATGTGATCGTCGTGGGTGCTGGTGCCGGGGGCTCGGTAGCGGCGGCAATGCTGGCTGAAGCTGGACTTCGTGTTCTCGTCGTTGAACGTGGAAGCTGGCTTCGCTACAATCAGATCGGCAGCGATCATCTACGGAACCATCGTTTAAGCAAATACGGTCATAATACCGGGCCAAGCATGGAAGGTAACCCTCGCACAATCGTATTGGCCGACGGTACCGAGCGAATCACCGTCCCCTTTGAAGGGGACTATCATAATAATGCGATGACGGCAGGCGGCGGAACACGGGTCTATGGGGCACAAGCGTGGCGATTTCATCGGGATGATTTTCGAATGGCGACTCGGTATGGGGTTCCTGAAGGGAGCTCATTAAGCGACTGGCCGTTTGGGTATGACGAACTCGAGCCCTATTACGAGCGTGCCGAGTGGGAAGTCGGCGTTTCTGGCGATGGGAATGCCCATCATGGACGAGGCGAACGGCGACGCCCTTATCCTATGCCGGCGCTATCGCTGACGCTGGAAGCCGAATACTTGGCTCGGGGAGCAGCGAAGCTGGGATGGGAAGCGGGGCCGGTTCCTCTCCTCATCAATTCGGTGGAGCGCGACGGACGACCAGCCTGCGGGAGATGCGGCCAGTGTGTCGGGTTTGCCTGCCCGACCAACAGCAAAAATGGCGGTCACAACACGATGCTGGTGAGGGCTATCGCTACCGGCAACTACGACCTGATCTGCGATACAATGGTCGAACGCATCGACACCGAGGGAGGAAAGCATGCTACTGGCGTTCGCCTTGTGCAGGAAGTGGCAGGCTCGATCCAGCGCCGGCAAATCCGTGCAGGGCATGTGGTGGTTGCAGCAGGAGCCATTGAAAGCGCACGCCTCCTTCTCAATTCCGCAAGTGATTCGGAACCTAACGGGATAGGCAACCGGAACGGACAAGTCGGTCGGAACCTGCAGGGCCATGTCTATTCAGGTGCCTACGGCCTCTTTGATGAACCGATTCAAGACGGTCTTGGACCGGGAGTGAGCATTGCGACCTTTCGGTTTGACCACGATAACGGAGCCGGGATTATCGGGGGCGGGTTTCTTGCCAACGAGTTCACCCGCATACCGCTCATTCACTGGTACCGGGCACTTGCACCGGATGCGGCGCGATGGGGGAGCGCAGGCAAGGATACTATGCGTGAGACTTACTTGCGCACTGGTCAAATTCAAGGTCCAATTCAAGAAATTCCGACACCAGAGTCAAGAGTGCTGCTTTCGCGTTCGGTCAAAGATCGTTTCGGCTTGCCTGTGGCTCAACTATCTGGAAGCGTTCATCCCGAGTCGCTTCGTGCTGCGGGCATGCTGGCAGAACAAGCGGAGAATTGGCTTTGGGCTGCCGGGGCACGTCGCGTTTGGCAAACAAGGCCAGGTGGGGGGCTTAGTGCCGGGCAGCATCAGGCGGGAACTCTCCGTATGGGGGAAGACCCATTGATATCCGTCACCGATCCCTCGGGGCGCATACACGGATACGATAATCTTTGGGTGAGTGATGGATCCTTGCACGTAACAAATGGCGGAGTTAACCCGGTGTTGACGATTCTTGCACTGGCCTTCCGCACGGCAGAAAACCTAGTGAAGCAAGGATAG
- a CDS encoding GNAT family N-acetyltransferase gives MKISVATVKDYEWIRNRDPHLEEKLILPKIREREIYLVQDESDAILGWMRYGYFWDNTPFMNMIWIEEPYRKRGLGKYVVEFWEQEMKQQGFMLVMTSTQADEDAQHFYRRLGYRDAGCLILDTQPLEIIFTKKLSCEKR, from the coding sequence ATGAAAATTTCAGTTGCAACCGTTAAGGACTATGAATGGATAAGAAACCGGGACCCCCATCTCGAGGAGAAATTAATATTACCGAAGATCAGGGAGAGGGAAATCTACTTAGTACAAGATGAAAGCGATGCAATACTAGGATGGATGCGTTACGGGTATTTTTGGGATAACACTCCGTTTATGAATATGATTTGGATCGAAGAACCTTATCGAAAGAGAGGACTCGGGAAATATGTGGTTGAATTTTGGGAACAGGAGATGAAACAACAAGGTTTTATGCTGGTCATGACTTCTACCCAAGCTGATGAGGATGCTCAACATTTTTATAGAAGACTAGGCTACAGAGATGCGGGTTGCTTAATACTCGATACCCAGCCATTAGAAATTATCTTTACAAAAAAACTGAGCTGCGAGAAACGTTAG
- a CDS encoding SIMPL domain-containing protein (The SIMPL domain is named for its presence in mouse protein SIMPL (signalling molecule that associates with mouse pelle-like kinase). Bacterial member BP26, from Brucella, was shown to assemble into a channel-like structure, while YggE from E. coli has been associated with resistance to oxidative stress.) produces the protein MAQHKEHSCDFTIEVWGEGVVTAAPDRTLITLGTVSEGVELESVQSDNATKVAAIIEALEQLGIARESIKTTQFLIEPQYDYIDGKQEFRGYRVTHLLQVTLDNVTEAGRLIDAAVANGANMVTSIEFDSSEATKARQEALIAAVRNAEAKATTIARALGVSLSAIPCKVEEVTQPGAAPVFFKAAAMPLESATTLIEPGQLTFRAATRIWYMYG, from the coding sequence ATGGCTCAGCATAAAGAACATTCATGTGATTTTACGATAGAGGTGTGGGGAGAAGGTGTGGTAACAGCAGCTCCAGACCGTACATTGATTACACTGGGAACCGTTAGTGAAGGGGTAGAGCTGGAATCGGTTCAATCTGACAATGCTACAAAGGTGGCTGCGATTATTGAAGCGCTGGAGCAATTGGGCATTGCCCGTGAGAGCATCAAAACTACACAATTTCTAATTGAGCCTCAATACGATTATATAGACGGAAAGCAAGAGTTCCGCGGATACAGAGTCACCCATCTGCTTCAAGTGACGTTAGACAATGTTACGGAGGCTGGACGTCTAATTGATGCGGCAGTTGCGAATGGGGCGAACATGGTTACTTCGATAGAGTTTGATTCTAGTGAGGCCACTAAGGCGCGGCAAGAAGCACTGATCGCTGCTGTGCGAAATGCTGAGGCGAAGGCTACCACCATCGCCCGGGCACTCGGCGTTTCCTTGTCCGCGATTCCATGCAAAGTCGAGGAAGTAACGCAGCCAGGGGCGGCGCCTGTGTTCTTCAAGGCGGCAGCTATGCCGCTGGAAAGCGCAACAACCCTCATTGAGCCGGGTCAATTGACCTTTAGAGCTGCCACTCGAATTTGGTATATGTATGGCTGA